A single genomic interval of Suncus etruscus isolate mSunEtr1 chromosome 10, mSunEtr1.pri.cur, whole genome shotgun sequence harbors:
- the TRIM46 gene encoding tripartite motif-containing protein 46 isoform X2, giving the protein MAARRGTKTSMKNMEKELLCPVCQEMYKQPLVLPCMHNVCQACAREVLGQQGYVGYGGDPSSEPTSPASTPSTRSPRLSRRTLPKPERLDRLLKSGFGTYPGRKRGALHPQVVLFPCPTCQGDVELGERGLAGLFRNLTLERVVERYRQSVSVGGAVLCQLCKAPPLEATKGCAECRAAFCNECFKLFHPWGTQKAQHEPTLPTLSFRPKGLMCPDHKEEVTHYCKTCPRLVCQLCRVRRTHSGHKITPVLSAYQALKDKLTKSLTYILGNQDTVQNQICELEETVRHTEVSGQQAKEEVSQLVRGLGAVLEEKRASLLQAIEDCQQERLARLSAQLQEHRSLLDGSGLVGYAQEVLKETDQPCFVQAAKQLHHRIARATEALQTFRPAASSSFRHCQLDVGREMKLLTELNFLRVPEAPVIDTQRTFAYDQIFLCWRLPPHSPPAWHYTVEFRRTDVPAQQGPARWQRREEVRGTSALLENPDTGSVYVLRVRGCNKAGYGEYSEDVHLHTPPAPVLHFFLDGRWGSSRERLAISKDQRAVRSLPGLPLLLAAERLLTGCHLSVDVVLGDVAVTQGRSYWACAVDPASYLVKVGVGLESKLQESFQGAPDVISPRYDPDSGHDSGAEDATVEASPPFAFLTIGMGKILLGAAAGAGMTGRDGPAPGCTVPLPPRLGICLDYERGRVSFLDAVSFRGLLECPLDCSGPVCPAFCFIGGGAVQLQEPVGTKPERKVTIGGFAKLD; this is encoded by the exons ATGGCTGCGAGGAGAGGGACCAAG ACGAGCATGAAGAACATGGAGAAGGAGCTGCTGTGCCCGGTGTGCCAGGAGATGTACAAGCAGCCTCtggtgctgccttgcatgcacaacgTGTGCCAGGCCTGTGCCCGCGAAGTGCTAGGCCAGCAGGGCTACGTGGGCTACGGAGGGGACCCCAGCTCCGAgcccacctcgccggcctccaCGCCCTCCACTCGCAGCCCCCGGCTCTCCCGCAGGACTCTCCCCAAGCCGGAGCGTTTAGACCGGCTGCTGAAATCAG GCTTTGGCACATACCCCGGGAGGAAGCGAGGGGCTCTGCACCCCCAGGTGGTTCTATTCCCGTGCCCCACCTGCCAGGGGGATGTGGAGCTGGGCGAGAGGGGCCTGGCGGGACTGTTTCGGAACCTGACTCTGGAGCGAGTGGTGGAGCGGTACCGGCAGAGTGTGAGCGTGGGCGGGGCCGTCCTGTGCCAGCTGTGCAAGGCTCCACCTCTGGAGGCCACCAAGGGCTGTGCCGAGTGTCGTGCTGCTTTCTGCAACGAGTGCTTCAAGCTCTTCCACCCCTGGGGGACCCAGAAGGCCCAGCACGAACCCACCCTGCCCACCCTCTCCTTCCGGCCCAAG GGTCTGATGTGCCCAGACCACAAGGAAGAGGTGACCCATTACTGCAAGACGTGCCCACGCCTGGTATGCCAACTCTGTCGGGTGCGGCGTACCCACAGTGGACATAAGATTACACCAGTTCTCAGCGCCTACCAGGCTCTCAAG GACAAGTTGACCAAGAGTTTGACATATATTCTGGGAAACCAAGACACTGTGCAGAACCAGATCTGTGAGCTGGAAGAGACTGTGAGGCACACAGAG GTGAGCGGCCAGCAGGCCAAGGAGGAGGTGTCGCAGCTGGTGCGGGGGCTGGGGGCAGTGCTGGAGGAGAAGCGTGCGTCCCTGCTGCAGGCCATCGAGGACTGCCAGCAGGAGCGGCTGGCCCGTCTCAGCGCCCAGCTCCAGGAGCACCGCAGCCTGCTGGACGGTTCTGGGTTGGTGGGCTACGCTCAAGAGGTCCTGAAAGAAACAGACCAGCCATGCTTTGTGCAAGCGGCTAAGCAGCTGCACCACAG GATCGCCCGTGCCACCGAGGCCCTGCAGACCTTCCGACCAGCTGCCAGTTCCTCCTTCCGCCATTGCCAGCTGGATGTGGGGCGTGAGATGAAGCTGCTGACGGAGCTGAACTTCCTGCGAG TGCCAGAGGCGCCGGTCATCGATACGCAGCGCACCTTTGCCTATGACCAGATCTTCCTGTGCTGGCGGCTGCCCCCGCACTCCCCACCTGCCTGGCACTACACAGTTGAATTCCGCCGTACTGACGTGCCTGCCCAGCAAGGCCCTGCCCGCTGGCAGCGGCGGGAGGAGGTGAGGGGCACGAGTGCCCTGCTGGAGAACCCTGACACTGGCTCTGTGTATGTGCTGCGGGTCCGTGGCTGCAACAAGGCAGGCTACGGCGAGTACAGTGAGGATGTGCATCTGCATACACCCCCAGCTCCTG TGCTACATTTCTTCCTTGATGGCCGCTGGGGCAGCAGCCGAGAGCGACTGGCCATCAGCAAGGACCAGCGGGCGGTGCGCAGCCTGCCCGGGTTGCCACTGCTGTTGGCGGCCGAACGTCTGCTCACCGGCTGCCACCTGAGTGTGGACGTAGTCCTGGGAGACGTGGCAGTGACCCAGGGCCGCAGCTACTGGGCCTGCGCGGTGGACCCCGCCTCCTACTTGGTCAAAGtgggtgtggggctggagagcaaGCTGCAGGAGAGCTTCCAGGGTGCTCCCGACGTGATCAGCCCCAG GTACGATCCTGACAGCGGACATGACAGCGGGGCTGAGGACGCCACAGTGGAGGCGTCTCCACCCTTTGCCTTCCTGACCATTGGGATGGGCAAGATCCTCCTGGGCGCTGCGGCAGGCGCAGGGATGACAGGAAGGGACGGCCCTGCCCCCGGCTGCACCGTTCCCTTGCCACCCCGCCTTGGCATCTGCCTGGACTATGAGCGAGGCCGCGTGTCTTTCCTGGACGCAGTCTCCTTCCGTGGGCTTCTGGAGTGCCCCCTGGACTGCTCAGGGCCCGTGTGTCCCGCATTCTGTTTCATTGGAGGGGGCGCGGTACAGCTTCAGGAGCCTGTGGGCACCAAGCCCGAGAGGAAGGTCACCATCGGGGGCTTCGCGAAGCTGGACTGA
- the TRIM46 gene encoding tripartite motif-containing protein 46 isoform X1 produces the protein MAEGEDLQTFTSIMDALVRISTSMKNMEKELLCPVCQEMYKQPLVLPCMHNVCQACAREVLGQQGYVGYGGDPSSEPTSPASTPSTRSPRLSRRTLPKPERLDRLLKSGFGTYPGRKRGALHPQVVLFPCPTCQGDVELGERGLAGLFRNLTLERVVERYRQSVSVGGAVLCQLCKAPPLEATKGCAECRAAFCNECFKLFHPWGTQKAQHEPTLPTLSFRPKGLMCPDHKEEVTHYCKTCPRLVCQLCRVRRTHSGHKITPVLSAYQALKDKLTKSLTYILGNQDTVQNQICELEETVRHTEVSGQQAKEEVSQLVRGLGAVLEEKRASLLQAIEDCQQERLARLSAQLQEHRSLLDGSGLVGYAQEVLKETDQPCFVQAAKQLHHRIARATEALQTFRPAASSSFRHCQLDVGREMKLLTELNFLRVPEAPVIDTQRTFAYDQIFLCWRLPPHSPPAWHYTVEFRRTDVPAQQGPARWQRREEVRGTSALLENPDTGSVYVLRVRGCNKAGYGEYSEDVHLHTPPAPVLHFFLDGRWGSSRERLAISKDQRAVRSLPGLPLLLAAERLLTGCHLSVDVVLGDVAVTQGRSYWACAVDPASYLVKVGVGLESKLQESFQGAPDVISPRYDPDSGHDSGAEDATVEASPPFAFLTIGMGKILLGAAAGAGMTGRDGPAPGCTVPLPPRLGICLDYERGRVSFLDAVSFRGLLECPLDCSGPVCPAFCFIGGGAVQLQEPVGTKPERKVTIGGFAKLD, from the exons ATGGCCGAGGGGGAAGATTTGCAGACCTTCACTTCCATCATGGACGCACTGGTCCGCATCAGT ACGAGCATGAAGAACATGGAGAAGGAGCTGCTGTGCCCGGTGTGCCAGGAGATGTACAAGCAGCCTCtggtgctgccttgcatgcacaacgTGTGCCAGGCCTGTGCCCGCGAAGTGCTAGGCCAGCAGGGCTACGTGGGCTACGGAGGGGACCCCAGCTCCGAgcccacctcgccggcctccaCGCCCTCCACTCGCAGCCCCCGGCTCTCCCGCAGGACTCTCCCCAAGCCGGAGCGTTTAGACCGGCTGCTGAAATCAG GCTTTGGCACATACCCCGGGAGGAAGCGAGGGGCTCTGCACCCCCAGGTGGTTCTATTCCCGTGCCCCACCTGCCAGGGGGATGTGGAGCTGGGCGAGAGGGGCCTGGCGGGACTGTTTCGGAACCTGACTCTGGAGCGAGTGGTGGAGCGGTACCGGCAGAGTGTGAGCGTGGGCGGGGCCGTCCTGTGCCAGCTGTGCAAGGCTCCACCTCTGGAGGCCACCAAGGGCTGTGCCGAGTGTCGTGCTGCTTTCTGCAACGAGTGCTTCAAGCTCTTCCACCCCTGGGGGACCCAGAAGGCCCAGCACGAACCCACCCTGCCCACCCTCTCCTTCCGGCCCAAG GGTCTGATGTGCCCAGACCACAAGGAAGAGGTGACCCATTACTGCAAGACGTGCCCACGCCTGGTATGCCAACTCTGTCGGGTGCGGCGTACCCACAGTGGACATAAGATTACACCAGTTCTCAGCGCCTACCAGGCTCTCAAG GACAAGTTGACCAAGAGTTTGACATATATTCTGGGAAACCAAGACACTGTGCAGAACCAGATCTGTGAGCTGGAAGAGACTGTGAGGCACACAGAG GTGAGCGGCCAGCAGGCCAAGGAGGAGGTGTCGCAGCTGGTGCGGGGGCTGGGGGCAGTGCTGGAGGAGAAGCGTGCGTCCCTGCTGCAGGCCATCGAGGACTGCCAGCAGGAGCGGCTGGCCCGTCTCAGCGCCCAGCTCCAGGAGCACCGCAGCCTGCTGGACGGTTCTGGGTTGGTGGGCTACGCTCAAGAGGTCCTGAAAGAAACAGACCAGCCATGCTTTGTGCAAGCGGCTAAGCAGCTGCACCACAG GATCGCCCGTGCCACCGAGGCCCTGCAGACCTTCCGACCAGCTGCCAGTTCCTCCTTCCGCCATTGCCAGCTGGATGTGGGGCGTGAGATGAAGCTGCTGACGGAGCTGAACTTCCTGCGAG TGCCAGAGGCGCCGGTCATCGATACGCAGCGCACCTTTGCCTATGACCAGATCTTCCTGTGCTGGCGGCTGCCCCCGCACTCCCCACCTGCCTGGCACTACACAGTTGAATTCCGCCGTACTGACGTGCCTGCCCAGCAAGGCCCTGCCCGCTGGCAGCGGCGGGAGGAGGTGAGGGGCACGAGTGCCCTGCTGGAGAACCCTGACACTGGCTCTGTGTATGTGCTGCGGGTCCGTGGCTGCAACAAGGCAGGCTACGGCGAGTACAGTGAGGATGTGCATCTGCATACACCCCCAGCTCCTG TGCTACATTTCTTCCTTGATGGCCGCTGGGGCAGCAGCCGAGAGCGACTGGCCATCAGCAAGGACCAGCGGGCGGTGCGCAGCCTGCCCGGGTTGCCACTGCTGTTGGCGGCCGAACGTCTGCTCACCGGCTGCCACCTGAGTGTGGACGTAGTCCTGGGAGACGTGGCAGTGACCCAGGGCCGCAGCTACTGGGCCTGCGCGGTGGACCCCGCCTCCTACTTGGTCAAAGtgggtgtggggctggagagcaaGCTGCAGGAGAGCTTCCAGGGTGCTCCCGACGTGATCAGCCCCAG GTACGATCCTGACAGCGGACATGACAGCGGGGCTGAGGACGCCACAGTGGAGGCGTCTCCACCCTTTGCCTTCCTGACCATTGGGATGGGCAAGATCCTCCTGGGCGCTGCGGCAGGCGCAGGGATGACAGGAAGGGACGGCCCTGCCCCCGGCTGCACCGTTCCCTTGCCACCCCGCCTTGGCATCTGCCTGGACTATGAGCGAGGCCGCGTGTCTTTCCTGGACGCAGTCTCCTTCCGTGGGCTTCTGGAGTGCCCCCTGGACTGCTCAGGGCCCGTGTGTCCCGCATTCTGTTTCATTGGAGGGGGCGCGGTACAGCTTCAGGAGCCTGTGGGCACCAAGCCCGAGAGGAAGGTCACCATCGGGGGCTTCGCGAAGCTGGACTGA